A genomic window from Pantoea alhagi includes:
- a CDS encoding AtzE family amidohydrolase, giving the protein MRLSELSIAQLQQALQKGELSAREIAEATLAAIEQQNPRLNAWTTIVADRMRQQADRLDRLRREGQPLPPLAGVPWAVKNLFDVAGQRTLAGASLFSDRPPAERDAWAVDRLSQAGALLSGMLNMDAYAYGFTTENSHYGATRNPHDLQRIAGGSSGGSAAAVAAGLVHFSLGSDTNGSIRVPASLCGIFGLKPTFGRLSRHGTHPFVASLDHIGPFARSCEDLTRVYDALQGLDTEDAFQANVAPQPARTQLEKGLEGLRCAVLGGYFQRFSNDDVQQAVATAAHALEAHELLELEEMDLARASAFIITAAEGGNRYLPALRSQPERFEPLSRERLLAGAMLPSAWYLQAQRFRRYFQQKVLTLFDDFDVLIAPATPCSATLIGQETMQINGETLPVRASMGMLTQPISFLGLPVTTVPLRTASGLPIGLQLIAAPFQEANCLRAARALEQMGITVATVARQEMPDGTAAAISGS; this is encoded by the coding sequence ATGAGATTGAGTGAACTTTCCATTGCCCAACTGCAGCAGGCGCTGCAAAAGGGCGAGCTGAGTGCCAGAGAGATTGCTGAAGCGACATTAGCTGCCATTGAGCAGCAAAATCCGCGCCTCAACGCTTGGACCACGATCGTTGCCGATCGCATGCGCCAGCAGGCAGATCGCCTTGATCGTTTACGGCGCGAAGGCCAGCCGCTGCCGCCGCTGGCAGGCGTACCCTGGGCGGTAAAAAACCTGTTTGACGTGGCGGGTCAGCGCACGCTGGCCGGGGCGAGCCTGTTCAGCGATCGGCCGCCTGCCGAACGCGATGCCTGGGCAGTAGACCGGCTCAGCCAGGCGGGTGCGCTGCTGAGCGGCATGCTGAATATGGATGCTTACGCCTACGGCTTTACCACCGAAAACAGCCACTACGGCGCGACGCGCAATCCTCACGATTTGCAACGTATCGCTGGCGGTTCATCCGGCGGATCGGCGGCGGCCGTGGCAGCCGGACTGGTGCATTTTTCTCTTGGCAGCGATACCAACGGTTCGATTCGCGTGCCCGCTTCGCTGTGTGGCATTTTCGGCCTGAAGCCCACCTTTGGCCGCCTGTCGCGCCACGGTACTCATCCCTTTGTCGCCAGCCTCGATCATATCGGCCCTTTCGCGCGCAGTTGCGAAGATTTAACCCGTGTCTATGATGCCCTGCAGGGACTGGATACGGAAGACGCCTTTCAGGCAAATGTTGCGCCTCAGCCCGCGCGGACGCAGCTGGAGAAAGGGCTGGAAGGGCTACGCTGTGCGGTACTCGGCGGCTATTTTCAACGGTTCAGCAATGACGATGTGCAGCAGGCAGTCGCCACGGCAGCGCACGCGCTGGAGGCCCATGAACTGCTGGAGCTGGAGGAGATGGATCTTGCCCGCGCTTCAGCGTTTATTATTACCGCCGCAGAGGGCGGCAATCGTTATTTACCAGCGTTACGCAGCCAGCCTGAACGCTTTGAACCGCTGTCGCGCGAACGATTACTGGCAGGCGCCATGCTGCCCTCCGCCTGGTATCTGCAGGCCCAGCGCTTCCGCCGTTATTTCCAGCAAAAGGTGCTGACGCTGTTTGATGATTTTGATGTGCTGATTGCTCCTGCTACTCCCTGCAGCGCCACGCTTATCGGTCAGGAAACCATGCAGATTAATGGTGAGACGCTGCCGGTACGCGCCAGCATGGGCATGCTGACGCAGCCGATCTCTTTCCTTGGCCTGCCGGTGACCACCGTACCGTTACGCACCGCCAGCGGTCTGCCGATTGGTTTACAGCTGATCGCCGCGCCTTTTCAGGAGGCAAACTGCCTGCGGGCTGCCCGCGCGCTGGAGCAGATGGGAATTACCGTGGCCACGGTAGCGCGGCAGGAAATGCCCGATGGTACGGCGGCGGCTATTTCAGGGAGTTAA
- the hpxU gene encoding MurR/RpiR family transcriptional regulator HpxU — translation MKQLDERLRQHYGQLSPQEQRIADFVFDHFDDLISYNSAELARLSGVSKATVSRLFRRLGYEKYKDMRDELRTLRQSGMPLTDNRDAVQGNTLLSRHYKQEIANLTQWVNSIDPQCFSEIIAALGQARRIFIIGMRNGWPVALHLRQQLLQARTQVHILPQPGQTLGEELVDISADDLVIAVAFRRRPRIMKSLLLQLQQQAVPVVLLCEPQAQSIIPLARWPLCTPLDSVSAFDSYSAAMSLVNLLANALLHEGLAQGRQRIHAIADLYQQLDELEQR, via the coding sequence ATGAAGCAGCTTGATGAACGGCTCCGACAACATTACGGTCAGCTTTCGCCGCAGGAGCAGCGCATTGCCGATTTTGTTTTTGACCATTTCGACGATTTAATCAGCTATAACAGCGCCGAACTGGCACGCCTGAGCGGAGTCTCGAAAGCGACCGTCAGCCGTCTGTTCCGGCGGCTCGGCTATGAGAAATACAAAGATATGCGCGATGAGCTGCGGACTCTGCGCCAGAGCGGCATGCCGCTTACCGATAATCGCGATGCGGTGCAGGGCAACACGCTGCTGTCGCGTCACTATAAGCAGGAGATCGCTAATCTGACGCAGTGGGTCAACAGTATCGATCCGCAGTGCTTTAGCGAGATTATTGCGGCGCTGGGGCAGGCGCGACGTATCTTTATTATCGGAATGCGCAACGGCTGGCCGGTGGCGCTGCATCTGCGTCAGCAGCTGTTACAGGCGCGTACGCAGGTACATATTTTGCCGCAGCCCGGACAGACGCTTGGTGAAGAGCTGGTGGATATCAGTGCGGACGATCTGGTGATTGCCGTCGCTTTCCGGCGGCGTCCACGCATTATGAAATCTTTACTGCTCCAGCTCCAGCAGCAGGCGGTGCCGGTGGTATTGCTTTGCGAGCCGCAGGCGCAGTCGATTATTCCACTGGCACGCTGGCCGCTTTGTACCCCGCTTGACAGCGTTTCCGCCTTCGACAGCTACTCCGCCGCCATGAGTCTGGTTAACCTGTTGGCCAATGCGTTACTGCATGAAGGGCTGGCGCAGGGACGTCAGCGTATTCACGCTATTGCCGATCTTTACCAGCAGCTGGATGAGCTGGAACAGCGTTAA
- a CDS encoding transporter substrate-binding domain-containing protein, with protein MKKLSMIMMGAALMFTQLGSALADGLQAIEQRGVLRVAVPQDFPPFGSVGTDLQPQGYDIDMAKYLASQMKLKLQLVPVTSANRVPYLQTDKVDLVISSLGKNPERAKAIDFSRAYAPFFLGVFGPKSEPALSGAAALSGKSIGVTRGAVEDMVLSDVAPKDATVKRYEDNNTTLSAYLSGQVQYVATGNLVVAAIARQNADKAPVAQFMLKDSPCYIGLKKGEPALKAKIDALIEQGIQNGTLKKLSQQWLKAPLPANLGA; from the coding sequence ATGAAAAAATTATCCATGATCATGATGGGCGCGGCATTGATGTTCACCCAACTGGGCAGCGCGTTGGCCGACGGGCTACAGGCCATCGAGCAGCGCGGCGTGCTGCGCGTAGCGGTGCCGCAGGATTTCCCGCCGTTTGGTTCGGTCGGTACCGATCTGCAACCGCAGGGATATGATATCGATATGGCGAAATATCTCGCCAGCCAGATGAAACTAAAGTTGCAGCTGGTGCCAGTAACCAGCGCCAACCGCGTGCCCTATCTGCAAACTGATAAGGTCGATCTGGTGATCTCCAGTCTTGGTAAAAACCCTGAGCGCGCCAAAGCCATCGACTTCAGCCGCGCTTACGCGCCTTTCTTTCTTGGCGTATTCGGGCCGAAAAGCGAGCCTGCGCTAAGCGGTGCGGCGGCGCTTAGCGGCAAAAGCATTGGCGTCACGCGCGGCGCGGTAGAGGATATGGTGTTGAGCGACGTGGCACCAAAAGATGCCACGGTAAAACGCTACGAGGATAACAACACCACGCTCTCTGCATATCTCTCCGGGCAGGTGCAGTATGTTGCCACCGGCAATCTGGTCGTGGCCGCTATTGCGCGTCAGAACGCCGACAAAGCGCCGGTGGCGCAGTTTATGCTGAAAGATTCGCCCTGCTATATCGGCCTGAAAAAAGGCGAACCGGCGCTGAAAGCGAAAATTGACGCGCTGATTGAACAGGGTATTCAGAACGGCACGCTGAAAAAGCTATCGCAACAGTGGCTGAAAGCGCCGCTGCCAGCCAACCTCGGCGCATAA
- a CDS encoding gamma-glutamyltransferase family protein produces the protein MIQSNMAPQGMVVTPHHLASESALAVLREGGNAIEAMVAAAATIAVVYPHMNGLGGDGFWLIVPPQGDPIAIDASGAAGSLAHPDFYQGLPHIPHRGPKAALTVAGTVSGWSEALTLAQEYGGASLPLPRLLRDAIRYAADGIPVTASQATATHAKQQELACQPGFAATFMPAGAPPRPGSRFTQPALAGTLSELCENGLDSFYRGPLAHRLAQGMKQLEMPIMLEDLQRHRAKRRRPLHLTHQHGDIYNMAPPTQGLVSLAILGITDCLNMAEADEVQTIHCIVEATKQAFALRDRYITDPLHMREEMQQLLESGLLATRAQQIDPQRAAPWGSGRGPGDTVWMGVMDSSGLAVSFIQSIYHEFGSGVVLPDTGIVWQNRGAAFSLDPHHLLSLLPGKQPFHTLNPAAARLKDGRIMVYGSMGGDGQPQTQAAIFTRHVIQGMPLQEAVSAPRWLLGRTWGDSSDTLKLEGRFSADTLTRLAALGHQTDTLPDFSEAVGHAGAIVRHTNGMLEGAFDPRSNGSAAGF, from the coding sequence ATGATCCAAAGTAATATGGCGCCTCAGGGAATGGTGGTCACGCCGCATCATCTTGCCAGCGAAAGCGCACTGGCGGTGCTGCGCGAAGGCGGTAACGCGATCGAAGCGATGGTCGCCGCCGCCGCGACGATTGCGGTGGTCTATCCGCATATGAACGGTCTGGGCGGTGACGGCTTCTGGCTGATTGTGCCGCCGCAGGGCGATCCCATCGCTATTGACGCCAGCGGTGCTGCCGGTTCGCTGGCCCATCCCGACTTTTATCAGGGGCTGCCACATATTCCTCATCGTGGCCCCAAAGCGGCATTGACCGTGGCAGGCACCGTGAGCGGCTGGTCGGAAGCGCTTACGCTTGCGCAGGAATATGGCGGCGCTTCGCTGCCGCTGCCACGCCTGTTGCGCGATGCGATTCGCTATGCCGCCGACGGCATTCCGGTAACCGCCTCCCAGGCTACAGCCACCCACGCCAAACAGCAGGAGCTGGCCTGTCAGCCCGGCTTCGCCGCCACTTTTATGCCCGCTGGTGCACCGCCGCGTCCCGGTAGCCGCTTTACCCAACCGGCGCTGGCCGGGACGCTGTCAGAACTGTGTGAAAACGGGCTGGATAGCTTTTATCGCGGCCCGCTGGCGCATCGACTGGCGCAGGGTATGAAACAGCTGGAAATGCCGATCATGCTGGAAGATTTACAGCGCCATCGGGCAAAGCGCCGCAGGCCGCTGCACCTGACCCATCAGCACGGTGATATTTACAACATGGCACCGCCAACTCAGGGGCTGGTTTCGCTGGCGATCCTCGGCATTACCGACTGCCTGAACATGGCGGAAGCCGATGAGGTGCAGACAATTCATTGTATTGTCGAGGCAACAAAACAGGCTTTTGCCCTGCGTGATCGCTATATCACTGACCCGTTGCATATGCGTGAAGAGATGCAGCAGCTGCTGGAAAGTGGTCTGCTGGCGACCCGCGCACAACAAATCGATCCGCAGCGAGCAGCGCCCTGGGGAAGCGGACGCGGGCCTGGCGATACCGTCTGGATGGGCGTGATGGACAGCAGCGGCCTGGCGGTCTCCTTTATACAGAGTATTTATCATGAGTTTGGCAGCGGCGTAGTGCTGCCGGATACCGGCATCGTCTGGCAGAACCGTGGCGCGGCATTCAGCCTGGATCCACACCATTTGCTGTCGCTACTGCCCGGCAAACAGCCGTTTCATACGCTTAACCCCGCCGCTGCCCGCCTGAAAGATGGACGCATAATGGTGTACGGTTCGATGGGCGGCGACGGCCAGCCGCAAACCCAGGCAGCGATATTTACCCGTCATGTGATTCAGGGCATGCCGCTTCAGGAAGCAGTAAGCGCGCCGCGCTGGCTGCTGGGCCGAACCTGGGGTGACTCTTCAGACACCCTGAAACTGGAGGGCCGCTTCAGCGCCGATACGCTGACCCGGCTGGCGGCGTTGGGTCATCAGACAGATACGCTGCCCGATTTTAGCGAAGCGGTCGGTCACGCTGGCGCGATTGTGCGTCATACCAACGGCATGCTGGAAGGCGCATTCGATCCGCGCAGCAACGGCAGCGCGGCAGGTTTCTGA
- the hpxZ gene encoding oxalurate catabolism protein HpxZ — MNNNEINLPTVVAEVTEAFQRYEQALISNDIAELDALFWHDDRTVRLGAGENLYGIEAIRAFRAARPSAGLYRQLRNTVITTFGTDFAVCSTEFTRPGSDRPGRQQQSWVRLPQGWRIVAAQVSLLEGQ; from the coding sequence GTGAACAATAACGAAATTAATCTGCCGACTGTGGTAGCGGAAGTGACAGAAGCTTTTCAGCGCTATGAGCAGGCGCTAATTAGCAATGACATTGCGGAGCTGGATGCGCTGTTCTGGCATGACGATCGCACGGTGCGTCTGGGAGCCGGAGAGAACCTGTACGGCATCGAGGCGATTCGCGCATTTCGGGCCGCGCGCCCCAGTGCCGGTTTATATCGCCAGTTGCGAAATACAGTCATTACGACCTTTGGTACGGACTTCGCCGTCTGCAGCACCGAATTTACCCGTCCCGGCAGCGATCGTCCTGGCCGACAGCAGCAAAGCTGGGTACGCCTGCCGCAGGGCTGGCGGATCGTTGCCGCACAGGTCAGCCTGCTGGAGGGACAATAA
- a CDS encoding amino acid ABC transporter ATP-binding protein yields the protein MPLITINQVQKYYGANHVLKGVDLDIEGGEVISIIGRSGSGKSTLLRCMNGLEGYQEGSIKLGGITVTDRESQAREISRSVGMVFQSFNLFPHMTALENVMLAPRRVLKMKPAECRALAWQMLEKVGLGDRIDYYPSNLSGGQQQRVAIARALAMNPKVLLCDEITSALDPELVGEVLKVLEQLAAEGMTLILVTHEMNFAREVGDRVVFMHQGRVWEQGESKTLFASPQTAELKQFISSVRGLN from the coding sequence ATGCCGCTCATCACCATTAATCAGGTACAGAAATATTACGGCGCGAACCATGTGCTGAAGGGTGTCGATTTGGATATCGAAGGTGGCGAGGTGATTTCGATCATCGGCCGCAGCGGTTCAGGAAAAAGCACGTTGTTGCGCTGCATGAATGGGCTGGAAGGGTATCAGGAAGGCAGCATTAAGCTGGGCGGTATAACAGTTACCGATCGCGAGTCGCAGGCGCGGGAGATTAGCCGCTCAGTGGGAATGGTCTTTCAGAGCTTTAACCTTTTTCCCCATATGACGGCGCTGGAGAACGTGATGCTGGCACCGCGCCGGGTATTAAAGATGAAACCGGCCGAGTGTCGCGCGCTGGCGTGGCAGATGCTGGAAAAGGTGGGACTTGGGGATCGCATCGACTATTACCCGTCGAATCTCTCCGGCGGTCAGCAGCAGCGGGTAGCTATCGCCCGTGCGCTGGCAATGAACCCCAAAGTGCTGCTCTGCGACGAGATTACCTCTGCGCTCGATCCCGAGCTGGTGGGCGAAGTGCTGAAAGTGCTGGAGCAGCTGGCGGCGGAGGGGATGACGCTGATCCTGGTAACGCATGAAATGAATTTCGCCCGTGAAGTGGGCGACCGCGTGGTGTTTATGCACCAGGGGCGCGTCTGGGAACAGGGCGAGAGTAAAACGCTATTTGCCAGCCCACAGACAGCGGAGCTGAAACAGTTTATCTCTTCGGTTCGCGGACTTAACTGA
- a CDS encoding pyridoxal-phosphate-dependent aminotransferase family protein, protein MDISQFEQINPPPRLLMGPGPINADPRVLRAMSSQLIGQYDPAMTHYMNEVMTLYRGVFRTENRWTMLIDGTSRAGIEAILLSAIRPGDKVLVPVFGRFGHLLCEIARRCRAEVHTIEVPWGEVFTPDQIEDAIRRVRPRLLLTVQGDTSTTMLQPLAELGAICRRYDVLFYTDATASLGGNALESDAWGLDAVSAGMQKCLGGPSGTAPITLSARMEEVIRRRKRVEEGIRTAEHQDGDDQMIWSNYFDLGMIMDYWGPERLNHHTEATTALFGARECARLILQEGLDNTIARHRLHGEAMLTGIQAMGLEVFGDVRHKMNNVLGVVIPAGINGEQVRKLMLEDFAIEIGTSFGPLIGKVWRIGTMGYNARKDCVMQTLSALEAVLNHLGFKTVQGAALQAAWDRYNREGRL, encoded by the coding sequence ATGGATATCTCACAATTCGAACAAATCAATCCGCCGCCGCGCCTGCTGATGGGACCCGGCCCCATCAACGCCGATCCGCGCGTGCTGCGTGCGATGTCGAGCCAGCTGATCGGGCAGTACGATCCGGCAATGACGCATTACATGAATGAAGTGATGACGCTTTATCGCGGCGTTTTCCGCACCGAAAACCGCTGGACGATGCTGATTGACGGCACCTCGCGCGCCGGGATCGAGGCGATCCTGCTCTCGGCGATCCGCCCCGGCGATAAGGTGCTGGTGCCGGTGTTTGGCCGCTTCGGTCATCTGCTGTGCGAGATTGCGCGTCGCTGCCGCGCCGAAGTGCATACCATTGAAGTGCCGTGGGGCGAAGTCTTTACGCCTGACCAGATTGAAGATGCCATCAGGCGTGTACGCCCGCGTCTGCTGCTGACGGTGCAGGGCGATACCTCAACTACAATGCTGCAGCCGCTGGCGGAGCTGGGCGCGATTTGTCGGCGCTACGACGTGCTGTTTTACACCGACGCCACCGCCTCGCTGGGTGGTAATGCGCTGGAAAGTGATGCCTGGGGGCTGGATGCGGTATCCGCCGGGATGCAGAAATGTCTGGGCGGCCCTTCCGGCACCGCGCCGATCACGCTCAGCGCGCGCATGGAAGAGGTGATCCGCAGGCGTAAACGCGTGGAGGAAGGCATCCGCACCGCTGAGCATCAGGATGGCGACGATCAGATGATCTGGTCCAACTATTTCGACCTCGGCATGATTATGGATTACTGGGGACCGGAGCGGCTGAATCATCATACCGAAGCTACCACCGCGCTGTTTGGGGCGCGCGAATGTGCCCGTTTAATTCTGCAGGAAGGGCTGGATAACACCATTGCGCGCCACCGACTGCACGGCGAAGCGATGCTGACCGGTATCCAGGCGATGGGACTGGAGGTGTTCGGCGATGTGCGTCACAAGATGAACAATGTGCTGGGGGTGGTGATCCCGGCGGGTATCAACGGCGAGCAGGTGCGTAAACTGATGCTGGAAGATTTCGCCATTGAAATCGGCACCTCGTTTGGCCCGCTGATCGGCAAGGTCTGGCGGATCGGCACCATGGGCTATAACGCACGTAAAGATTGCGTTATGCAGACGCTGAGCGCGCTGGAAGCGGTATTAAATCATCTCGGATTTAAAACCGTACAGGGCGCGGCGCTGCAGGCAGCATGGGACCGCTATAACCGCGAGGGCCGCCTGTGA
- a CDS encoding amino acid ABC transporter permease: MNTFTDWDIVRNLLLAARWTVLLSLTAFLGGALMTLPLLLLRLTRRRWPQRLVRGYTELFQGTPLLMQLFLAFFGPALFGIDLSPWSAAALALTLYSSAFLVDIWYGSIRALPQGQWEASRCLGLHFGQTLLRVIAPQAMRIGIAPTVGFAVQVIKGTALASIIGFVELTKAATILTNVTYQPFRVFGLVALGYFLMCYPLSRYSQYLEKKCHAAHHH, translated from the coding sequence ATGAATACCTTTACCGACTGGGATATCGTGCGCAATCTGCTGCTGGCGGCGCGCTGGACGGTGCTGCTGTCGCTGACGGCGTTTCTGGGCGGGGCGTTAATGACGCTGCCGCTGTTGCTGCTGCGCCTGACGCGTCGCCGCTGGCCGCAGCGACTGGTGCGTGGCTATACCGAGCTGTTTCAGGGGACACCGCTGCTGATGCAGCTGTTTCTTGCTTTTTTCGGCCCGGCGCTGTTCGGCATTGATCTGTCTCCCTGGAGCGCCGCTGCGCTGGCGCTGACGCTCTACAGCAGCGCCTTCCTGGTGGATATCTGGTACGGCAGTATTCGGGCGCTGCCGCAGGGACAGTGGGAGGCATCGCGCTGTCTGGGACTGCATTTCGGTCAGACGCTGCTACGGGTTATCGCGCCGCAGGCGATGCGTATCGGCATCGCGCCCACCGTTGGCTTTGCGGTGCAGGTGATCAAGGGCACCGCGCTGGCGTCGATTATTGGCTTCGTCGAACTGACCAAGGCCGCCACCATTCTCACCAATGTCACTTATCAGCCGTTCCGGGTTTTTGGCCTGGTGGCGTTGGGCTATTTCCTGATGTGTTACCCGCTGTCGCGCTACAGCCAGTATCTGGAGAAAAAATGTCATGCCGCTCATCACCATTAA
- the hpxX gene encoding oxalurate catabolism protein HpxX, with amino-acid sequence MMTNDWTTYLNQMTAMLDIELDEARRTELLLQFTRIAQMAEPLMDFPLDDRLDVAGVYQA; translated from the coding sequence ATGATGACAAACGACTGGACGACTTATCTGAACCAGATGACAGCGATGCTGGATATTGAGCTGGATGAGGCGCGGCGCACCGAGCTGCTGCTGCAGTTTACCCGCATCGCACAGATGGCCGAACCGCTGATGGATTTCCCGCTGGATGATCGGCTGGACGTGGCGGGAGTGTATCAGGCATGA
- a CDS encoding amino acid ABC transporter permease, with product MSGQLNFSALWPYWPQLLAGAWVTVQLTVLATLGGVALGILGAALRSGKPGWLSRIWGGYVELIRNTPFVVQLFFIVFGLPATGLKLTAGEAALLAMLINLGAYSTEIIRAGIQATPKGQWEAGRVLGLSYTQTFLRIVLPPAMQRIYPALVSQCIIVMLGSSVVSQVSYEELTFAANLIQSRTFLSFEVYLVSTLIYLLLSMMMRQLLLAAGRKWFGATG from the coding sequence ATGAGCGGGCAACTCAACTTTAGCGCGCTGTGGCCTTACTGGCCGCAGCTGCTGGCGGGGGCGTGGGTCACTGTCCAGCTGACGGTGCTGGCCACGCTGGGCGGTGTGGCATTGGGCATCCTGGGCGCGGCGCTGCGCAGCGGTAAACCGGGCTGGCTGAGCCGCATATGGGGCGGCTATGTCGAGCTGATCCGCAATACGCCGTTTGTGGTGCAGCTCTTTTTCATTGTCTTTGGCCTGCCGGCAACCGGACTGAAGCTGACGGCGGGGGAGGCGGCGCTGCTGGCAATGTTGATCAACCTTGGTGCCTACAGCACCGAGATTATCCGCGCCGGCATTCAGGCTACGCCGAAAGGGCAGTGGGAAGCCGGGCGCGTGCTGGGGCTGAGCTATACGCAAACTTTTCTGCGCATCGTGCTACCGCCCGCCATGCAGCGCATCTATCCGGCCCTGGTCAGCCAGTGCATTATCGTCATGCTCGGCTCCTCGGTGGTTTCGCAAGTCTCTTACGAGGAGCTGACCTTTGCCGCCAACCTGATCCAGTCGCGCACCTTTTTAAGTTTTGAAGTCTATCTGGTTTCGACGCTGATCTACCTGCTGCTGTCGATGATGATGCGTCAGCTGCTACTGGCGGCGGGCCGGAAATGGTTTGGAGCCACAGGATGA